One Paraburkholderia agricolaris DNA segment encodes these proteins:
- a CDS encoding AraC family transcriptional regulator — protein MNQRTLPPHLAAAAAAESRSAISASRFSTHALPIEEQFLGWRERVGHVVDVPPSKEQIVAGFRGEIDLYAVGGMVFTDCRTQALRLERSVARVSTDSRRDYVFHLCVEGEIGEVTGVRKKRSAPGSVQGIVAFDMNQPFRAERPESRLLNLFVPAAIVDEELGDGSAIHGRIVPQGSPLTGLVLDHMAALAREIPTLDPVAAADALHTGAQLMIAAFRKEASLTGASRAALQAAVMGQVRRYVDANLHQSELTPTSVVQALQLKRATIYRWFEHDGGLGAYIRNRRLREAADELVRFPHLQVTDIAYGLGFQSASDFTRAFRRAFDMSPQDMRARALVLQHHGAGELTALTAKRGQHSRGAFLPREMPAAQQA, from the coding sequence ATGAATCAGCGCACCTTGCCGCCACATCTGGCCGCGGCCGCCGCAGCCGAATCGCGCTCCGCTATTTCCGCGAGCCGCTTCAGCACGCATGCACTCCCAATCGAGGAACAATTTCTCGGCTGGCGCGAGCGTGTGGGACATGTGGTCGACGTACCACCGTCGAAGGAACAGATCGTGGCGGGATTTCGCGGTGAGATCGATCTGTACGCGGTCGGCGGCATGGTATTTACGGATTGCCGCACGCAAGCATTGCGGCTGGAACGCTCAGTCGCGCGCGTCTCCACGGACTCGCGGCGCGACTACGTCTTCCATCTGTGCGTGGAAGGCGAGATCGGAGAAGTAACGGGGGTTCGCAAGAAACGCAGTGCGCCGGGTTCGGTGCAGGGCATCGTCGCGTTCGACATGAACCAGCCGTTTCGGGCCGAACGGCCCGAAAGCCGGCTCCTGAATCTGTTCGTGCCAGCCGCGATCGTGGACGAGGAACTGGGCGACGGTTCGGCCATTCACGGCCGGATCGTTCCGCAGGGCTCACCGCTGACCGGTCTCGTGCTGGACCATATGGCGGCGCTCGCCAGGGAAATCCCCACGCTCGACCCGGTCGCCGCAGCAGACGCCCTCCATACAGGCGCCCAACTGATGATCGCCGCGTTCCGCAAAGAGGCAAGTCTGACGGGTGCGAGCCGGGCGGCGCTGCAAGCTGCCGTGATGGGACAGGTACGGCGCTACGTCGACGCTAATCTGCATCAGAGCGAGCTCACGCCAACCAGCGTGGTTCAGGCGCTGCAACTGAAACGCGCCACCATCTATCGCTGGTTCGAGCACGACGGCGGCCTTGGCGCCTACATCCGCAATCGCCGTTTGCGGGAAGCGGCGGACGAACTAGTCCGTTTCCCACATCTCCAGGTGACGGATATCGCGTACGGACTCGGCTTCCAGAGCGCGTCCGATTTCACCCGCGCATTTCGCCGCGCCTTCGACATGAGCCCGCAGGATATGCGGGCGCGCGCGCTGGTCCTGCAGCACCACGGCGCGGGCGAGCTTACGGCCTTGACTGCGAAGCGCGGGCAACACTCGCGCGGGGCATTTCTGCCTCGGGAAATGCCCGCAGCGCAGCAAGCGTGA
- a CDS encoding MFS transporter, with protein sequence MQTAAREGTPPSRAELRRIVTAIVVGNGFVAYDFTVYSFSAVIIGNLFFPSVNPASSLLLSLATFGAGFVMRPLGAIMIGHVADTRGRKAGLTLSLTLMTVGTWLIACLPGYASIGPAAPVLMVLARLMQGLAAGGEIGPASASLMESAAYRHRCFMVSWRGASQGAAAFAAALVGASMTALLSPAAMQDWGWRIPFVLGGLIGPVGWYLRRRMPAAAPLPRARLSPRRMLTEHPRPIICGLLMMAAPSVGIYLTVFYMPAYLVRTLHRPAAISLLTACLSGLVILVVTPLVAYVADRLASRKTLQYAALVAALAGTWPAFWALVHGVGDVAALVIITAYVALAVNNAGPASVLMMEAFPAHRRAAGLAVIYSFGVVLFGGFSPFLVTWLINRTGDPMVPAWYLMAATLLTLAALRAFPEAEMPRASVARASQSRP encoded by the coding sequence ATGCAAACCGCTGCCCGCGAAGGGACTCCGCCGTCCCGCGCCGAACTCAGACGTATCGTCACGGCGATTGTCGTTGGTAACGGCTTCGTCGCGTACGACTTCACTGTCTATAGCTTTTCCGCCGTCATAATTGGTAATCTTTTTTTTCCTTCGGTTAATCCCGCGTCGTCGTTGCTGCTCTCGCTCGCCACCTTCGGTGCGGGTTTCGTGATGCGCCCGCTCGGCGCGATCATGATCGGCCACGTCGCCGACACCCGTGGCCGCAAAGCCGGCCTCACACTATCGCTAACCCTCATGACCGTCGGCACCTGGTTGATCGCGTGCCTGCCGGGCTACGCGTCGATCGGTCCGGCGGCGCCGGTATTGATGGTGCTCGCGCGCCTGATGCAGGGGCTGGCAGCAGGGGGGGAGATTGGGCCTGCGTCGGCTTCGCTGATGGAGTCGGCCGCTTACCGGCATCGCTGTTTCATGGTGAGCTGGCGCGGCGCGAGCCAGGGTGCGGCCGCGTTCGCCGCCGCGCTGGTCGGGGCGAGCATGACAGCGCTGCTGTCGCCTGCCGCGATGCAGGACTGGGGGTGGCGCATTCCGTTCGTGCTGGGAGGGCTGATCGGGCCGGTTGGCTGGTATTTGCGCCGCCGGATGCCGGCGGCCGCGCCGCTGCCGCGTGCGCGGCTCAGCCCGAGGCGCATGCTCACGGAACATCCTCGTCCCATCATTTGCGGCCTGCTGATGATGGCGGCGCCTTCGGTGGGCATCTACCTCACCGTCTTCTATATGCCGGCTTATCTGGTTCGCACGCTGCATCGGCCGGCGGCGATCAGCCTGTTGACGGCCTGCCTCTCCGGCCTCGTGATTCTCGTCGTGACGCCGCTCGTGGCGTACGTGGCCGATCGCCTCGCGAGCCGCAAGACGCTGCAATACGCGGCACTCGTGGCCGCGCTGGCGGGCACATGGCCGGCATTCTGGGCGCTGGTTCACGGCGTGGGCGATGTCGCTGCGCTCGTCATCATCACGGCATACGTCGCGCTTGCGGTCAACAATGCCGGCCCGGCTTCCGTGCTGATGATGGAAGCGTTTCCGGCGCATCGGCGCGCGGCCGGACTGGCGGTGATTTACAGCTTCGGGGTCGTGCTGTTCGGCGGATTTTCACCGTTCCTTGTGACGTGGCTGATCAACCGGACGGGCGATCCGATGGTTCCCGCGTGGTATCTGATGGCCGCGACCCTGCTCACGCTTGCTGCGCTGCGGGCATTTCCCGAGGCAGAAATGCCCCGCGCGAGTGTTGCCCGCGCTTCGCAGTCAAGGCCGTAA
- a CDS encoding ABC transporter ATP-binding protein, whose product MLRFENLSKRYSERLLFQHLHYDTAAGCVALNDESGSGKSTLLGMLAGTIEPDTGEVWLGGHSLRSAPHRAKSVLTYVPEDCMTYPDQTGRAYLNRVASERNTVLDAHTLDLAHRFGLEPHLDKRFEQMSFGTRKKIFLTGAVLGDTKVVIADEPVGGLDASARAVLVDLFKTLAETRTVFFSSYDLAFTQACEARTLCFAGLGKD is encoded by the coding sequence ATGCTTCGATTCGAGAACCTCAGCAAACGCTATAGCGAACGCCTCCTCTTCCAGCACCTGCATTACGACACTGCAGCAGGATGCGTGGCGCTCAACGATGAATCGGGCAGTGGCAAATCCACGTTGCTGGGCATGCTCGCCGGCACGATCGAACCCGACACGGGCGAGGTGTGGCTCGGCGGCCACTCACTGCGCAGCGCGCCGCATCGGGCGAAATCCGTGCTCACGTATGTGCCGGAAGACTGCATGACCTATCCCGACCAGACGGGCCGCGCGTATCTGAATCGTGTGGCGTCGGAGCGAAACACGGTGCTCGACGCTCACACGCTCGATCTCGCCCATCGCTTCGGGCTCGAACCGCATCTCGACAAGCGCTTCGAACAGATGTCGTTCGGCACGCGCAAGAAGATCTTTCTCACGGGGGCGGTACTCGGCGACACGAAAGTCGTGATCGCGGATGAACCGGTTGGTGGACTCGACGCGTCGGCGCGCGCGGTTCTGGTCGATCTGTTTAAAACGCTCGCTGAAACCCGCACCGTCTTTTTCTCGAGCTACGACCTCGCATTTACGCAGGCCTGCGAGGCGAGAACCCTCTGCTTTGCCGGCCTGGGTAAGGATTGA
- a CDS encoding universal stress protein — protein MIRMLIPVLDHGGAIEAARYAAFMFLERGVTEVELLEVLEPVDQGRAAAFHTRSSLVRMEKQAMLKALIDARTILEEAGVPYHWKRVFGHRTKAIADYAASTQPDVMVIDASQMGFFRRLAVFASLSRRTPTPVTMVH, from the coding sequence ATGATACGAATGCTGATTCCTGTTCTCGACCATGGCGGCGCGATAGAGGCCGCGCGCTACGCGGCCTTCATGTTTCTGGAGCGTGGCGTAACCGAAGTCGAATTGCTGGAAGTACTCGAGCCGGTCGATCAGGGGCGCGCAGCAGCCTTCCACACCCGAAGCTCACTGGTGCGGATGGAAAAGCAGGCCATGCTGAAAGCGTTGATCGACGCTCGCACCATACTGGAAGAAGCCGGTGTGCCGTACCACTGGAAACGGGTATTCGGCCACCGCACGAAAGCCATCGCCGACTACGCGGCAAGCACCCAGCCCGACGTGATGGTGATCGACGCAAGCCAGATGGGCTTCTTTAGAAGGCTGGCCGTGTTCGCGTCTCTATCGAGGCGGACCCCCACGCCCGTCACGATGGTTCATTGA
- a CDS encoding response regulator, which produces MSDPTVTVVVIDADKAIRRFVRSSLEANGMSVFEAQTGAQGLAQAATRLADLVIVDLSLPDMDGIEVIRELRGWSAMPVIVLSARSREEDKVAALDAGADDYLTKPFGLPELSARIRAHLRRQANGDRVGTPQVQFGLVTIDLGERRVVRGSHVVHLSPTEYRLLSVLVRHPGRVLTHEQLLGEVWGPLRIDNHHYLRIYMAHLRHKLERDPAHPEHIVTEAGVGYRLVGVR; this is translated from the coding sequence ATGAGCGATCCCACCGTAACAGTCGTTGTGATCGACGCTGACAAAGCCATCCGCCGCTTCGTTCGCAGCAGCCTCGAAGCGAACGGCATGAGTGTATTCGAAGCGCAGACCGGCGCACAGGGCCTCGCACAGGCGGCGACGCGGCTGGCGGATCTCGTCATCGTCGATCTGAGTTTGCCGGACATGGACGGCATCGAGGTGATCCGTGAGTTGCGCGGCTGGTCGGCGATGCCGGTGATCGTGCTGTCGGCGCGAAGCCGCGAGGAAGACAAGGTAGCCGCGCTCGATGCCGGCGCCGACGACTACCTCACCAAGCCGTTCGGCCTGCCGGAACTCAGCGCGCGGATTCGCGCGCATTTGCGCAGGCAGGCCAACGGCGACAGGGTCGGCACGCCTCAGGTTCAGTTTGGTTTGGTCACGATCGATCTCGGTGAGCGAAGGGTGGTGCGCGGCAGCCACGTCGTCCATCTCAGCCCCACCGAATATCGCCTTCTGTCCGTGCTGGTGCGCCATCCCGGGCGCGTACTGACGCATGAGCAACTGCTCGGCGAGGTGTGGGGGCCGTTGCGAATCGACAATCACCATTACCTGCGCATCTACATGGCGCATCTGCGCCACAAACTCGAACGCGACCCGGCGCATCCTGAACACATTGTCACGGAGGCCGGCGTGGGGTACCGGCTGGTCGGCGTGCGGTGA
- the kdpC gene encoding potassium-transporting ATPase subunit KdpC codes for MKTLLRPLLVLFILMTVITGVIYPIVVTVIGHTAFAAQANGSLLEKNGKTVGSALIGQQFDAPAYFWGRLSATTPQPYNAQNSGGSNLGPTNPALADEIKGRLDALKAAGNDMSQPVPVDLVTSSGSGLDPEISPAAAAYQAARVAKARGLTVDQVNDLVARNTSGRQFGLFGEARVNVLKLNLALDDLKPIH; via the coding sequence ATGAAAACGCTGCTTCGTCCGCTGCTCGTTCTGTTCATCCTGATGACCGTGATCACCGGGGTGATCTATCCGATCGTTGTGACCGTAATCGGTCATACGGCCTTCGCGGCGCAAGCGAACGGCAGTCTGCTCGAGAAGAACGGCAAGACCGTCGGCTCCGCGCTGATCGGTCAGCAGTTCGACGCGCCGGCCTATTTCTGGGGCCGCCTGTCGGCCACCACGCCCCAGCCCTATAACGCGCAGAACTCGGGTGGTTCGAATCTCGGCCCGACCAACCCCGCACTCGCCGACGAAATAAAAGGCCGCCTCGACGCGTTGAAGGCAGCCGGCAACGACATGTCGCAACCGGTGCCGGTGGATCTGGTGACGTCGTCGGGCAGCGGGCTCGATCCGGAGATCAGTCCGGCGGCGGCCGCCTATCAGGCGGCGCGCGTGGCGAAGGCTCGCGGCCTGACGGTCGATCAGGTGAACGATCTGGTTGCGCGTAACACGTCGGGGCGGCAGTTCGGCCTCTTTGGCGAGGCACGCGTGAACGTGCTGAAACTCAACCTCGCTTTGGACGATCTCAAGCCGATACATTGA
- the kdpB gene encoding potassium-transporting ATPase subunit KdpB gives MTNGLQPPVHQPGNIGQARNAARSMFDPAIARPALVDSFRKLAPRHQLRNPVMFCVYVGSILTTILWIAALGGQAEAPAGFILAIALWLWFTVLFANFAEALAEGRSKAQAASLRGAKHNVMAKKLQEAHPKSPIRITTATELRKGDVVLVETGDVIPADGEVLEGVASVDESAITGESAPVIRESGGDFSSVTGGTRVLSDWIVVRVTVNPGEAFLDRMIAMVEGAKRQKTPNEIALTILLVALTLVLLFATATLLPFSMFSVEAAKAGHVVTITALVALLVCLIPTTIGGLLSAIGVAGMSRMMQANVIATSGRAVEAAGDVDVLLLDKTGTITLGNRQASAFTPAPGVTEEQLADAAQLSSLADETPEGRSIVVLAKQRFNIRERDMHALQATFLAFSAQSRMSGVDLPEREIRKGASDAIKHYVEARGGRFPAELTAAVSEIARRGSTPLVVAQHDRGEGAARCLGVIELKDIVKGGIKERFAELRKMGIKTIMVTGDNRLTAAAIAAEAGVDDFLAEATPEAKLATIRSHQAEGRLVAMTGDGTNDAPALAQADVAVAMNTGTQAAKEAGNMVDLDSNPTKLIEIVEIGKQMLMTRGSLTTFSIANDVAKYFAIIPAAFATTYPQLRVLDVMHLSSPSSAILSAVIFNALIIVALIPLALKGVKYRALGAASLLRRNLLIYGLGGILLPFPFIKLIDMVLNVFGWV, from the coding sequence ATGACTAACGGACTCCAACCGCCGGTTCATCAGCCGGGCAACATCGGCCAGGCGCGCAATGCCGCGCGCTCGATGTTCGACCCGGCGATTGCCCGGCCGGCGCTCGTCGATTCGTTCAGGAAACTCGCGCCACGTCATCAATTGCGTAATCCGGTGATGTTCTGCGTGTACGTCGGCAGCATTCTGACCACCATTCTGTGGATCGCGGCGCTCGGGGGACAGGCCGAGGCGCCCGCCGGTTTCATTCTCGCGATCGCGCTCTGGCTGTGGTTTACCGTGCTGTTCGCGAACTTCGCCGAGGCGCTCGCCGAGGGCCGCTCCAAAGCGCAAGCGGCTTCGCTGCGCGGCGCGAAGCACAACGTGATGGCGAAGAAGCTGCAGGAGGCGCATCCCAAGTCGCCGATCCGCATCACAACCGCGACCGAACTGCGTAAAGGCGATGTCGTGCTGGTCGAAACCGGCGATGTGATTCCGGCTGACGGCGAGGTCCTCGAAGGTGTCGCGTCGGTCGACGAATCGGCGATCACGGGCGAATCCGCACCGGTGATCCGCGAGTCGGGCGGTGATTTTTCGTCGGTAACGGGCGGCACGCGCGTGCTGTCGGACTGGATTGTCGTGCGGGTCACCGTGAACCCGGGCGAGGCCTTCCTCGACCGCATGATCGCGATGGTCGAAGGCGCGAAGCGTCAGAAAACGCCGAACGAAATCGCGCTGACGATTCTGCTGGTCGCGCTGACGCTCGTGCTGCTGTTCGCCACCGCAACGCTGTTGCCGTTCTCGATGTTCTCGGTCGAGGCCGCGAAAGCAGGGCACGTGGTCACGATCACGGCGCTGGTCGCGTTGCTGGTGTGTCTGATTCCGACCACCATCGGCGGCCTGTTGTCGGCGATCGGCGTGGCCGGCATGAGCCGCATGATGCAGGCGAACGTGATCGCCACCTCGGGCCGTGCCGTGGAAGCGGCGGGCGACGTCGACGTGCTGCTGCTCGACAAGACCGGCACGATCACGCTCGGCAATCGGCAGGCCTCGGCTTTCACGCCGGCTCCGGGTGTCACGGAGGAACAGCTTGCCGACGCGGCGCAACTGTCCTCGCTCGCCGACGAAACACCGGAGGGGCGCAGCATCGTCGTGCTGGCCAAGCAGCGCTTCAATATTCGCGAGCGCGATATGCATGCGTTGCAGGCGACCTTCCTCGCCTTTAGCGCCCAGTCGCGGATGAGCGGTGTCGATCTGCCCGAGCGGGAGATCCGCAAGGGGGCGTCCGATGCGATCAAACACTACGTCGAGGCGCGCGGCGGCCGGTTTCCCGCGGAGCTGACCGCGGCGGTGTCGGAGATCGCGCGGCGTGGCAGCACCCCGCTGGTGGTCGCGCAACATGATCGCGGCGAGGGGGCCGCGCGCTGCCTGGGCGTGATCGAGTTGAAGGATATCGTCAAGGGCGGTATCAAGGAACGCTTCGCCGAACTGCGCAAGATGGGTATCAAGACCATCATGGTGACGGGCGACAACCGTCTCACGGCCGCCGCGATTGCAGCCGAAGCAGGCGTCGACGATTTCCTCGCCGAAGCCACGCCGGAAGCGAAGCTCGCCACGATCCGTTCGCACCAGGCCGAAGGCCGCCTCGTCGCGATGACCGGCGACGGCACTAACGACGCCCCGGCGCTTGCGCAGGCGGACGTGGCGGTGGCGATGAACACCGGTACGCAGGCCGCGAAAGAAGCCGGCAACATGGTCGACCTCGATTCGAATCCGACCAAGCTGATCGAGATCGTCGAGATCGGCAAGCAGATGCTGATGACGCGCGGCTCGCTCACCACGTTCTCGATTGCGAACGACGTCGCCAAGTACTTCGCGATCATTCCGGCGGCGTTCGCGACGACCTATCCGCAACTGCGCGTGCTCGACGTGATGCATCTGAGCTCGCCCTCGTCGGCCATTCTGTCGGCGGTGATTTTCAATGCGCTGATTATCGTTGCGCTGATCCCGCTGGCGCTCAAGGGCGTGAAATACCGGGCGCTGGGCGCGGCGTCGCTGTTGCGCCGCAATCTGCTGATCTACGGACTGGGCGGAATACTGCTGCCGTTCCCGTTCATCAAGCTGATCGATATGGTGCTGAACGTGTTCGGCTGGGTCTGA
- the kdpA gene encoding potassium-transporting ATPase subunit KdpA, whose translation MNFNNLVQPGVFIVVLIALAIPLGRYMTGVVDGSSVAVRRLGRPIETAFYKLAGVDPSAEMSWKHYALAVLAFNTLGVAAVYGFLRLQQWLPANPQGFGPMTPDAAFNTAVSFVTNTNWQDYTPESTVSYLTQMAALTVQNFLSAATGIAVVVALIRGFARHTTATIGNFWVDLTRITLYILAPLATVIALVLISQGVIQNFKSYEDVPTLQVTTYQTPKTDAQGNPVKDAKGNPVMVDNKADKQTLAMGPVASQEAIKMLGTNGGGFFNANSAHPYENPTPFSNFVQMISMLVIPAALCVVFGRMVGDARQGYAVLAAMTIAFALACWGEISSEQNGNPLYASLHVDQTASATQPGGNMEGKETRFGIAQSGIFTVATTAASCGAVNNTHDSLTPMGGFVPLLLIELGEVIFGGVGSGLYGMLVFALLAVFVAGLMIGRTPEYIGKKIESYEMKMVSIAVLLTPLLVLVGASIAVLTAAGVAGIANPGPHGFSEILYAYSSAANNNGSAFAGLSVNTPFYNSTLAFVMWFGRFGSIVPVLAIAGSLAAKKRISATAGTLPTHGPLFVVLLLGTVVLVGALTYVPALALGPVVEHLIMVAGH comes from the coding sequence ATGAACTTCAACAACCTGGTTCAGCCCGGCGTTTTCATCGTCGTGCTGATCGCGCTCGCCATACCGCTCGGCCGTTACATGACCGGCGTGGTGGACGGTTCCTCGGTGGCCGTGCGCCGGCTCGGGCGGCCGATCGAAACCGCGTTCTACAAGCTCGCCGGGGTCGACCCCAGCGCCGAAATGTCGTGGAAGCACTATGCGCTGGCCGTGCTGGCGTTCAATACCCTCGGTGTGGCCGCAGTGTACGGATTTCTGCGTCTGCAGCAATGGCTGCCTGCGAACCCGCAAGGCTTCGGACCGATGACACCCGACGCCGCCTTCAACACGGCGGTCAGCTTCGTGACCAACACGAACTGGCAGGACTACACGCCGGAATCGACCGTCAGCTATCTGACGCAAATGGCCGCGCTGACGGTGCAAAACTTCCTTTCGGCCGCCACCGGCATTGCTGTCGTGGTCGCGTTGATTCGCGGTTTCGCGCGCCATACGACGGCGACGATCGGCAATTTCTGGGTCGATCTGACGCGTATCACGCTGTATATCCTCGCGCCGCTCGCAACGGTGATTGCGCTTGTCCTGATCAGCCAGGGCGTGATTCAGAACTTCAAGTCGTACGAAGACGTGCCGACGCTGCAGGTGACGACGTATCAAACGCCGAAGACCGACGCTCAGGGCAATCCCGTCAAGGACGCCAAAGGCAACCCGGTGATGGTGGACAACAAGGCCGACAAGCAGACCCTCGCGATGGGGCCGGTCGCGTCGCAGGAAGCGATCAAGATGCTCGGGACCAACGGCGGGGGTTTTTTCAACGCCAATTCCGCGCATCCGTACGAGAACCCGACGCCGTTTTCCAACTTCGTGCAGATGATCTCGATGCTGGTTATCCCGGCTGCGCTGTGCGTGGTGTTCGGCCGGATGGTGGGCGACGCGCGTCAGGGCTATGCCGTGCTCGCGGCAATGACGATTGCTTTCGCGCTCGCCTGCTGGGGTGAGATTTCGTCGGAGCAGAACGGCAATCCGCTGTATGCGTCGCTGCATGTCGATCAAACAGCGTCGGCCACGCAGCCCGGCGGCAACATGGAAGGCAAGGAAACCCGCTTCGGCATCGCGCAATCCGGCATCTTTACCGTGGCGACCACCGCCGCGTCGTGCGGCGCCGTGAATAACACGCACGATTCACTGACGCCGATGGGTGGCTTCGTTCCGCTCCTGTTGATTGAACTCGGCGAGGTGATCTTTGGGGGCGTCGGCTCGGGTCTCTACGGCATGCTCGTGTTCGCGTTGCTGGCGGTGTTCGTGGCCGGTCTGATGATTGGGAGGACGCCGGAATATATCGGCAAGAAGATCGAGTCGTACGAGATGAAGATGGTGTCGATTGCCGTGCTGCTCACGCCGCTGCTCGTGCTGGTCGGCGCATCGATCGCCGTGCTGACGGCAGCCGGCGTGGCGGGCATCGCCAATCCTGGGCCCCATGGCTTCTCCGAGATTCTCTACGCCTACAGTTCTGCCGCCAATAACAACGGCAGCGCGTTCGCCGGCCTCTCGGTCAATACGCCGTTCTACAACAGCACGCTGGCCTTCGTCATGTGGTTCGGCCGCTTCGGCTCGATTGTGCCGGTGCTGGCGATCGCCGGGTCGCTGGCCGCCAAGAAACGCATCTCCGCCACCGCCGGCACGCTGCCGACGCACGGCCCGCTGTTCGTGGTGCTGCTGCTCGGCACCGTGGTGCTGGTCGGCGCACTTACGTACGTGCCGGCGCTGGCGCTCGGCCCTGTGGTTGAACATCTGATCATGGTCGCGGGACATTGA
- the kdpF gene encoding K(+)-transporting ATPase subunit F, whose product MTTWMTWLAAASTLILFAYLVYALLRAEALE is encoded by the coding sequence ATGACTACCTGGATGACCTGGCTCGCCGCGGCCTCGACGCTGATTCTGTTCGCTTACCTCGTGTATGCACTGCTGCGCGCGGAGGCTCTCGAATGA
- a CDS encoding copper oxidase, with protein sequence MVSRRNFLSGSGAALLGAALVSKAGAASLPEAPTMITAAMQPPLAPPGGRPYMPVATLNGWSLPWRMKNGWKEFHLIAEPVVRELAPGMSAHLWGYNGQAPGPTIEAVEGDKVRIFVTNRLPEHTTVHWHGMLLPCGMDGVGGLTQPHIPPGKTFVYEFQLEKHGTFMYHPHADEMVQMAMGMMGSFIVHPKDPGVMRVDRDFVFIMSAYDIDPGSFTPRVNEMTDFNMWTWNARVFPGIDALPVRAGDRVRIRVGNLTMTNHPIHLHGYHFEVVGTDGGWIPPSARWPEVTADVAVGQMRAIEFTANRPGDWAFHCHKSHHTMNAMGHQVPNLIGVPQQDLAKRINKLVPDYMAMGSTGGSMGGMEMPLPDNTLPMMTGTGPFGALEMGGMFSVVKVREGLGRNDYRDPGWFRHPEGTVAYEYTGELPG encoded by the coding sequence ATGGTGTCTCGTCGAAATTTTCTCAGCGGCTCCGGCGCCGCGTTGTTGGGGGCGGCACTGGTCAGCAAGGCCGGCGCGGCATCATTGCCCGAGGCGCCCACGATGATCACCGCCGCGATGCAGCCACCGCTCGCGCCGCCGGGTGGGCGGCCATATATGCCCGTTGCCACGTTGAACGGCTGGTCGCTGCCGTGGCGCATGAAGAACGGCTGGAAGGAGTTTCATCTGATTGCCGAGCCGGTGGTGCGCGAACTCGCGCCGGGCATGAGTGCTCATCTGTGGGGCTATAACGGTCAGGCGCCGGGGCCGACCATCGAGGCCGTTGAAGGCGACAAGGTTCGCATCTTCGTGACCAACAGGCTGCCGGAGCACACCACGGTTCACTGGCACGGCATGCTCCTGCCGTGCGGCATGGACGGCGTCGGCGGTCTCACGCAGCCGCATATTCCGCCGGGGAAGACTTTTGTCTATGAGTTCCAGCTGGAGAAGCACGGCACGTTCATGTATCACCCGCACGCCGACGAGATGGTGCAGATGGCGATGGGCATGATGGGCAGCTTCATCGTTCATCCGAAGGACCCGGGCGTCATGCGGGTGGATCGCGACTTCGTGTTCATCATGTCCGCGTACGACATCGACCCAGGCAGCTTCACGCCGCGCGTGAACGAGATGACCGACTTCAACATGTGGACGTGGAATGCCCGTGTGTTTCCGGGTATCGATGCGTTGCCGGTGCGCGCCGGCGATCGCGTGCGCATTCGCGTCGGCAATCTGACGATGACCAATCACCCGATCCACCTGCACGGCTACCATTTCGAAGTGGTGGGAACGGACGGCGGATGGATTCCGCCCTCGGCGCGCTGGCCGGAGGTGACCGCGGATGTCGCCGTCGGCCAGATGCGTGCGATTGAGTTCACCGCGAACCGGCCCGGCGACTGGGCGTTTCATTGCCACAAGTCCCATCACACGATGAATGCGATGGGGCACCAGGTGCCGAACCTGATCGGCGTGCCGCAGCAGGACCTCGCGAAGCGTATCAACAAGCTGGTGCCCGATTACATGGCGATGGGCAGCACGGGCGGTTCAATGGGTGGCATGGAAATGCCGCTACCCGACAACACCCTGCCGATGATGACCGGCACAGGACCGTTCGGCGCGCTCGAAATGGGCGGCATGTTCAGCGTCGTGAAAGTGCGGGAGGGGCTGGGGCGCAACGACTATCGCGACCCGGGGTGGTTCAGGCATCCGGAAGGAACCGTTGCGTACGAATACACCGGCGAGCTGCCTGGTTGA